The Gracilimonas sediminicola sequence CATTCGATAAGCTACCTCAATATTGGGGAGCTCAAAGTGAAGCGATTATCGCGCTGAAAAAAGCATTTGACGAGAACGACATTATGATTCCATACCCCATCCGAACGCTGGATTTCGGAATCAGAGGTGGAGAAAAACTGAATGCCTCCATGGTTAACAATGGAAGTAACGCTTAGAAGCGTGGGTTAATCACGTTGTTGTACACAGAACCGAAGTTGAACTCAAACCCGAATGAGCCACCGTATTCATATGAGGTGGCTTGTTGGGATAAATTAAGCAGTCGTTCTTCCTCGGTTAAATCGCCGGCGGGCAGACTCAGCTGATCGTTGATCAAAGAGTATCGTGCGGAAAAGAAAATGGAGAGGCCCCTTACGATTCTCATGTTTACCCGGAATCCCATATTGACTCGGTTTTTGCTGAAGTCGTGCATGTAATTTCCGGCATCAAGCCAGCCATAAATACCACCCCAGGGCTGCGTGAAATCTGTTCTGATCGTCAGTTCCTGTCTCCATAAAAACTCCTCATCTTTGTTAAAAATGGTAGTTTCGCTGTAATCATAATAAGATCCGAGGATACCATACCGGAAGGTTACCTCGCGACGGTTATGCTCTCTGTAAGGGAAAAGGCTGTACTCGATAGAAGGTGTTGCCCCAATACTTAAATCAATGTTATTCTGGGTTGATGACTGTGCACGCTGATAGGCACCTACCGTCCAGTGATCCCCTAAGCTAAAGGCCTGCAAGCCAAAAAATCTCTGGTTCTCAGTGATGTAAATATCGGTCGTTTCTTTGCCGGTGCTGTCTTCAGAAGTAAAACTTCGTCGGCGATAATTCTGATTATAATTGAAATTGATTTTCCATTGGTCGGTAATACGGCGGGCATCAACATTTCCGTTTAGCCTGAGGTTGCCCTGCGACTGCTCACCGTCAAAGTCGGTGCTGGCTCTCACCCTAAACACCCAACTGTTCCAGGGATCGGCTTCACTTACTACGGTACTTTCGCTTAAGGACCCGGAAAAATTTACGTTCAGATCAGAAAGGACTTCACGCCCGGCCAGGAAATAAACCAGTCCCAGTTTCACGTGCTTAACGAGGCGTCGGCGCATTTCGTCGTTAGTATCAGATTTAGGGCTCACAAAAGTGAGGATTTGAGATTTATCCTCGATAAAACCCTGTCCCATAAAATTCAGGGTATGCTCCCAGCCTCCGCTGCCTGTTTGCTGAAGTGTAACCAGAAGGTGTACTTCGGCATCCGATTGATCTCGTACAAAATTAATGAAATTCACCTCAGAGCGAACATAACTTCCGTTACAACCCCGGCAATCTAAATACACGTTGAGGGTTTGTTTCTCCTCAGGGGTGTCAGTAGTCTCTGATTGTGCGAGTGAATATATGGGGATCAGTAAAAAGAGTAAGAGCAGGGTGTTCCTAAAGTTCAATGTCTTAAAGAAAAAGCTTGAAAATTTATTTCACCTAAAATACGAAATGAACAATTCAGGCTTTGAAAAAAACTTAAAAAAGAATGTAAATGAAATTTGCGGATAAACGATCCTCAGATAGCAACGGAAGGTTGTTCAAGGGCTGTTATTCAATGAAAACTAATGCCCGATTAGAATCTGGAAAGCACTCATGGCAAGGATAGCCAGTGTAACCCAAAGCCCGACTTTTTTGGGAGAACACTGTTCAAGCGCTTCAGGAATCAGGTCAGCAAAAACCATCCAGATCATAGCACCGGCTGCAAAGCCCAGGCCGAAGGGGAGGTATTCTTTAAAAACTTCAACAAACAGGAAAGCAGGGATAGCCATTAACGGCTGGGGCAGGCTCGAAAAAATACTCCAAAGCACGGCTTTAAAAGCAGAAGTTCCCTGGGGAACCATAACCAGGCTGATAGCCAATCCTTCCGGGATGTTATGCACAGCAATAGCAATAGCGATAAAGACCCCAAACTCCATCGTGTTGGCAAACGAAACGCCCACACTTATTCCCTCCGCAAAGGAATGAACCGTCATAATGCCGAGGAAAAGCAGCATCTGTTTGCGTTTGCCGGTAATAAGATCTTCAACGCCAACTTCCGTTCGGCCCTCCATCCATCGATTTGCTAATACCACCAAAATTACGCCGCCCAGCATCCCGCCCAGTGTCATCCATTGGTCGATGTCATACCCTTCCATGATAAGGCTGAAGCTGGCGGCGAGCATCAACCCGGAAGCTGCAGCATTGGATTTACCCAACAGGGAAGGAGAAATATCCTTGATAAAAAAGAAAGGCAGAGCTCCCAATCCGGTAGTAACCGCCGTGAGCAGCGCATACAAAAAAACTTTGGTGATAGGGAGCGAGAGTAATTCCATAATTCTATATTAGGACGGCAAAGATAGAAATCAAGCCACTGATTCCCTAAGCAACCTCGTAATTCCTGATAGTTTAAAGACAGTCAAAATAAAGATAGTGGGTGGTGAATGATCAATCCACTAATCACATTGAAAAAGATGATTCTTCAAAAGTCCACAAACCAACAAAAAGCTTGATCACTCAACTAACATCTCTTGGCAAATCCGGATTATTATTCGCTCTTTTTCTATTTCTGCAACCGGCAGGAATATTTGCTCAACAAGCAGAAGAGAATGCGGCCAGTCCGTTTGAAGTCAGTGTAAGTTACACCGGAGATTTATTCGGAAATGTAGCCGGAGGGAATGAGACCGGCATCCGTTATTTTGATAATATTGATGTAAACATGCAGGTAAACTTCGATGAGCTTCCGCTTGGGCTTTCGGGCACAACCTTTTATGTGTACGGTATAGGAAATCAGGGTGGAAGTATTAGCGGACTTGCCGGAGACCTGCAGGGGATAAGTAACATTGAGGCCGAAAACTCGTGGCGTATTTTTGAAATATGGGTTCAGAAAAAATTCTTTCTCGCCAACAGCTCCATCCTCCTAGGGTTGTATGATATTAACTCCGAGTTTAACGTTCTGAACAGCAGCCTTTTATTCCTGAACAGCTCACACGGGTTAGATCCTACCATAGCGCTAAGCGGAGTGCTTGGCCCATCTACCTTTC is a genomic window containing:
- a CDS encoding ZIP family metal transporter → MELLSLPITKVFLYALLTAVTTGLGALPFFFIKDISPSLLGKSNAAASGLMLAASFSLIMEGYDIDQWMTLGGMLGGVILVVLANRWMEGRTEVGVEDLITGKRKQMLLFLGIMTVHSFAEGISVGVSFANTMEFGVFIAIAIAVHNIPEGLAISLVMVPQGTSAFKAVLWSIFSSLPQPLMAIPAFLFVEVFKEYLPFGLGFAAGAMIWMVFADLIPEALEQCSPKKVGLWVTLAILAMSAFQILIGH